CAAAACGCTCGGACAACAGCTGTTCAGGTAATGCCCGTTCCAACCCAAGCAAAGAACATAATACGCCTAAGGCAACTATATTTTCATATCGAGGGTTAGAAGAAAGTTTGTCGAAAGGAATCCTCACACACTGCTTGTGCACAGCATCCAGCTTATCACTTAAAATAATGGTTCCACCCTCATGCAGCATATCGGAATGCAGGGTGGTGGCATCCTGATCAAATGCAAACAAAATATCATAATTATCTGCAGACGCATAACGGGGCAGATCACTTATGCGAAGCCTGAAGGAATTATGACCGCCACGAATACGGGACATATAATGCTGTGTTGCAAATATTTCATATCCCGCACGGGTTAAAATTTTACTCAGCAACTCGCCAACAGTCACCAGCCCTTGACCAGCTGCCCCAGCGATTATTATCGTTCTATCTAATGTGGGCACAGAACCTCCAATACAGAAACAAACTGAGATTGTAGAGAATGTAAATTACACGATAACAGAGAACTCTATTTGTTAAAAGATACATTTTCTTTAATCACTTAGTTCAGGCATAAAAAAATCCCCGCATATCAGAAGTGATATGCGGGGATCATATATTATTGTTCACTTATTTTGCTACAGGCGGAGTAAACACGCGCTGGCCAAGCTCAGCATCAAGCATAAGCATCCCCTGTCCTTCACCGCCGATCATTTTGAGTTTGCCGAGAACATCATTAACGGTATCTTCTTCTTCAACCTGCTCAGAAACAAACCACTGCAAGAAAATGTTGGTAGCGTGGTCCCGTTCATCGATAGCAAGGTTAACAAGATCGTTAATACGGGATGTAACATGCTGTTCGTGTTTAAGAGTTTCTTCAAACACATTGATGGTATTAGCCCAATCATGTTCCGGGGCTTCAATTGGCTGAAGAACTACACGACCGCCACGTTCGTTGATGTAATCATAAAATTTGGTAGCATGAAAAAGTTCTTCCTGAGCCTGTGCACGCATCCACTGTGCAAAACCACCCATGCCTTTATCTGCAAAGTATGCGGACATGGAGAGGTACAGGTAGCTGGAGAACATTTCCCATTTCACTTGATCATTTAAAGCTTGATTCATTTTTTCAGACAACATCAGAATTCTCCTTATCGTAACTGGAAGTACAGAATATCATGTTTTGATGAATCAGTCTTGTTGTGCAATGCAGATCTGTCATCAAAATTATTAAAAGAACTAGTTGGCATGTTGCGTTACAAAAAGCAACAAACGAAGCATATTGTAGTTACATTCACAATAAGCCACCACATAAGTCAATTGCAGTTGAAAAAATTATGCGTTATCAGCGTGGTTCGCAAACAACAATTAATTATTCAGACTAAGGTACACCTTGAGTCTGATAAGGAGTAAATATGTGGGGTTCTAGCTGGAAGCGAAGTGCAGAGACAACTATTCCATGCAAAAAATGCAAAAAGCCGCTTACCGTAAAACGCAGCTGCCAGCATGTATACATGGAATGCCCCCATTGTGGCGAAAAAAGCGACATTGCAGCCTACCTGCGGGAAATGGATGACGCTTTAGAAGCTTTTATGGAAGGCGTATACTGCGATAGGATCTAAAAATATCCAAGGCTTCGCAACAGTTCCATTTTAGCCTCTTTTTCACCATCCCGTCCGGCACGTTCACCAGCCTGACTGCCAAGCCCGCTACACGGTTTGGTACACGGCACACAACCCAAAGAACGGTAGCCGGAATCGTACAGCGGACAGTACGGCAAATTGTACTGCATGGTGTACGCCCAGATATCCATTTCGCTAAAATCCAAGACTGGATGCATCATAAGGCAGTTGGGCCGTTCTCTTTGCTCCCGCATTGGTCGGTCCCTGTCAGGATGCTCATCTTTACGGATACCCGTCAGCAACACTTCGATGTCCTGTTCTTTCACACCCCGACTTAACGGTTCGACTTTCAGCTCAGCACAACAGCTAATTTTGTCCTGCGCTACCGGATATTGTGAGATATCCACTTCCGGACGTACGATGGTGAGATCAATTCCCCAATGCAGCGCGAGCGTATCGCGCTGGTGCAATACTTCCGGAAACTTACAGCCAGTGTCGATATTCAACGCTGTCACGCGCTCCACACCCATTTCAGCTAAAATGTCCTTCCACATATGCAAGGCAACGGTAGAATCCTTACCGCCAGTCCATGCTACGGAAATATTATCTGCGCCGTATTCAGCAACAATTTGCCTAAGCTCGTTTCGAGCTGCTTCTATTTTTCTCTCGAGCATAATATTCTCTAGTTCAAACTCATAATGATTAAATACCGCGCTACACTGTAACACAAGAGATCATATAATCAATATGAGATGTCTGATTGATAATAAGCCGACTTTACCAAACGGGCTATCTCGCTAGATGCACCAATACAGATAGTGCGGAATGCGTAGTATGCATTTAAGTATGCACCCTATAGTCAGCTGTGTTTTACGCATTGAGAAAATACCCGATTGAAAGGCCGCTGGTCTGGAAAACACAGCAAACGCAAAGCTCCCCTACCCACTTCTGACGCAGTAGGCAATAGACAAAAAACGCAAAAAGAGAACTGCACATACAAAAATAGAATACCCTTTCTTCAACCCTTCAGTTTTTTATCATTATATGTTCCCATTGATGTCACCCACCATTCAGAGAACATTTATTTTTTTTAAATTTCGTCTTGACTGGTTGCACGATGCTGCATATAACCCTCCTCACGTTGTTAGCAACGCACCATTGCGGGGATGTAGCTCAGTTGGATAGAGTAGCTGGCTACGAACCAGTTGGTCGGGAGTTCGAATCTTCCCATCCCCGCCACTTGTTTATAATGCCTGTCAGCTTATTCTGACAGGCGTTTTTCTTCCAAAAAAACAAGTACAGCTAACACCCAGAGGCAGCCATCTTTTTTAATTTTTTTTTAAAAGAGCTTGACCTCGCTGAGGGTTGAACATATACACCCTCTCGCTGTGACGAAAGTCACTTCACAAATTTTAGTTTGAGTCTAATTCAGTCATTAGGTAATGAAGGGATTAGGTATCAACACCTTGCGGGGATGTAGCTCAGTTGGATAGAGTAGCTGGCTACGAACCAGTTGGTCGGGAGTTCGAATCTTCCCATCCCCGCCATTAAGAATATATACGGCTGCCTATGCAGACGTTTTATATCGAGGGTTATCACCCTCACCAAGTGATGAAATTCATCACACATATATATATGATTCTAGTTGGTTCGCGCAGTGCAACGTAGAAAAGATGTCAACTTTGATGTTTTTTGATGTAGCATACGCTAATGACTATGAATCGATGCGGGGATGTAGCTCAGTTGGATAGAGTAGCTGGCTACGAACCAGTTGGTCGGGAGTTCGAATCTTCCCATCCCCGCCATTAAGAATATACGCGACTGTTTATGCAGACGTTTTATATTGAGGGTTATCACCCTCACCAAGTGATGAAATTCATCACACATATATATTAGATTCTTGTTGGTTCGCGCAGTGCAACGTATAAAAGATGTCAGTTTTGATGTTTTTTTTGATGCAGCAATCGCGAAAAACGATGAATCGATGCGGGGATGTAGCTCAGTTGGATAGAGTAGCTGGCTACGAACCAGTTGGTCGGGAGTTCGAATCTTCCCATCCCCGCCATTAAGTATATACGCGACTGCCTATGCAGACGTTTCATATTGAGGGTTATCACCCTCCCCAAGTGATGAAATTCATCACACATATATATTAGATTCTAGTTGGTTCGCGCAATGCAACGTATAAAAGATGTCAGTTTTGATGTTTTTTCATGTAGCAATCGCGAAGAACGACGAATCGATGCGGGGATGTAGCTCAGTTGGATAGAGTAGCTGGCTACGAACCAGTTGGTCGGGAGTTCGAATCTTCCCATCCCCGCCATTGAGAATATAAGCTGCTAACTTTTGGTTAGCAGCTTTTTTTTATACCTGAACGTTTCTAGAGAACAGACGGCCTTCTGCCTCCTCATGATCGCTCACGCTACATATCTTTCAGACTAGCGACGTAAGGTACCCCACTCCAAATGATAAAACTCTCCTTCACAGAAAAACACTACTCTCTCCTGCTCATACAACTTTGCCTCTCTTTATTCTACGCACAACTCAGCATGCTGTGACTTTTAAGAAACCTTATTGCTAACCAACACGGTTTCAAAAATAAGTTCCACTTTTTTGCACTGGTTGCATATCAATTTTAAGCAAATAAAAAAAATAAATAGTCATCTAGCCTGCGTTTAATGACTTTTCTCATTACATACGTTGTTATTAAGCGTAAAATACAAATTGAGATTTTACGCCAAAAATGCTGGCTAATCAGCTCCACCTAACTTCAACGCTCCGACCCAATACAGCATGCCACCATCACTGCCTACTTGCTGATTACAATTTCCCAACGCCCTGAGACCAAAAAAAGCTTCAATGCGCTTTGAACTGCATTCAAATGGCTCCCCCTCCAAAAAACTGAAGGACGCATTGAGAATGCAAAAAAACTAGATATCATTCCCTGCCGCAACAACCAGATGATGCTTGAACCTTCTTAACAAAATTAAAGGATCCTCTACCGGCAAACAGGTAATCATTAAGGAATTACGAGCACCACGGCGTACTTTATGGTGAAGCCGCCTAACATAAAGAAACTGTCTGCTTTTTTCATAAAGAGCTTGACGATTTCAGCTTACAGACATATATATCTTTCCGCGCTGAGGAGATCAGCGCAACACTGCGGGGATGTAGCTCAGTTGGATAGAGTAGCTGGCTACGAACCAGTTGGTCGGGAGTTCGAATCTTCCCATCCCCGCCATTGAGTATACAGGCTGCTAACTTCTCGTTAGCAGCCTTTTTTTTATAGCTTTTCATTTCCTTCATGCCACTTGTCACCACACCAGCGCCCCCGCCCCCACTTTTTCAACGTATCTGCCTGCACACAACAAAGCCTATTATGGAGAATCCATAATAGGCTTTGATCATATACCAAACTTGTTCAGGTAAAGGTAGACGACGTGCGTACCCCCTTGCCCATTTAATTGTGACAGAACCTTGCTCATGCCGACCAGTTGCATCCAGCAGATTATCTCTGGTTCCTCAGCAAAATTTAAATTACACCGAAAGCTTTTTTTGCTCAAAATAACTCATGGCTTGCAAAAGGAATGTTGCCACAACTGAAAGAAAAATGCCGAACAAAATAGTATTGGAAAGCATGCGCCCGTTAACAGCATAGTCAAGCACGGCAACACATGCCGGACTCAAATAAATATACGCAGTAACGTTGTTCGGGGTCAGTGTAACTGAAGCTTTCTGGAAAAGGTACGATGTTACCAACGTAGTACCTATTGCGAGATACAACATACTTGCATAGTCGCCAGTCGTCAGTAAATCCCACTGGAGCGGAATTCCAAATATCAACATCGCGATTGCCATCCAAATGGTTCCTCCCACCAACGTACAACATGTCAGCACTGTTACGCTGTCCTGCCGGTATAAGAGCTTCAAAGCAAGTGTATACCCGCACATGGAAAGGATGCCCAACATAAAGAGCAAGTCACCAGAATTAAAAGAAAGACTTTGGATGGCGTCAATATTTCCTTTGAACACGACCCACAAAGTTCCCACCGCCCCGAGCATATATACCAAAGTACGCTTGACACCGATAGCATGTTTCAACAACACAGCACTCAACAGGGCTGTTATAAACGGGGTAAGAGTATACAACGTGCCAGTGTTAAGCACTGTTGTAGTTAACAACGCTGCAAACAGACAGACAAAATAACCGCAGTAAAAAAAGCTGATTATAAATGACCTCGGAAACACCGAAGGTATTTGCCTGCGGTATTGCTTATTCAAAAGCACAGTAGGCAAAGAACATACGCTGGCTATCACAAAGCGAAGCAAATTTAATGAGACAGGATGTACCTGCCCTGTAACATTCGCAGATGCGATAAATGACCCTGCAATCAAAAAAGTGGCAAGCAGAATCAGACCATGAGCCTTTAAAATCTCCATTATATAGAGTCCTTCAGCGGGAGCGTAGTGTAGGTTGATCAAGATCTAACAGCCAACGGAAGCATTTAAATTCTATCCGCACCGTCAGACACTTCCTCGAATAAGGAATCAATGCATTCCCCCTGCTGATACTTATAAATTGTGCTTAGGTAAACCACAGTTATCAGGGTAAAAAGCACAAAAAAAAGGCTGCCCATTCGAGCAGCCTTTACAAAAAACTACAGAACTATAAGCCTTCTGGACGGAAGCGATCCCAGTTATGGATGCTTTCAAGATAACGGATGGATCCACTATGGCCCTTAATAACCATGGAATGGGTAACAGCACCGTTACCGGTGTACTGGACACCGCGAAGGAACGTCCCACCAGAAATACCGGTTGCAGCAAAGTATACTTCGTCACTACGAACGAGAGAATTTACGGTATGAATTTCGCGAAGGTCGATACCTGCTTCGAGGATCGCTTCTTTTTCTACGTAAGACTGTGGATCGAGGCGAGCAAAAATCTGACCACCTACACCTTTGATTGCGCATGCAGCGATAACGCCTTCAGGAGTACCGCCTGTACCCATCATTACGTCAACTTCGCTGCGCGGATCAACTGCCATAAGTGCGCCTGCAACGTCACCGTCGGTATGTAGCTGAATACGCGCGCCAGCTTCACGGATTTTAGAAATAAGCTGCTCGTGACGTGGCTTATCAAGAACAAACACAACAAGGTCATCGACATCTTTGCCGAGAGCTTTTGCGATTTTAATCAGATTTTCTTTAACAGGAGCATCAATGTCTACAACATCTTTTGCTGCTGGCGGCACAACAAGCTTTTGCATGTAGTAGCTTGGGCCCGGGTTGTACATAGTGCCTGCCGGAGCAGTGCCTACTACAGAAATAGCGTTAGGACGACCATATGCAAGAAGATTAGTGCCTTCAACAGGGTCAACCGCAACATCAACCTGCGGTCCTTTACCCATGCCAAGCTTTTCACCATTGAAGAGCATAGGCGCGTCATCTTTTTCACCTTCACCGATAATTACTTTGCCGGAAAGGTACAGATTATTAAAGGCGTAACGCATTGCATCAACGGCTGCACCGTCGCCCTCGTTCTTCTTCCCCTTGCCGAGCCAGCGGCCGGATGCCAATGCTGCTGCCTCTGTAACGCGAACAAGGTCTAAAGCAAGGTTTTTATGGGCGGCTTCCATCAGGTCTCCTCCAAATATAAGTTGCGGATACACATCATAAATATGTGTGGCGGATTATTAGCTAAGCCTGTGAAACATCACAGAACTCCAAACTGCAAAAAAGTACAAACCAACGCAGCGTGCCTGCAACCAATGGTCTGTCAGCGGTTTCTTTACCCTAGGTAGCACGCTCCATCAAGCTTTTACCGCTGGAACAAAAAAGGGAGACCGCTTTATTGCGATCTCCCAGTCGTATACTATTAACCTACTGTAAATACCAGTACGGTTTTAGCCTAATATTGTTACTTTTTTGCATCCTTTACGTCAGGAGCATCGACGGGTGCAGCTTCTTGCTTTTCTTCCGTCTGCTTTGTAACTTCCTGTTTCATTTCGTCAGCCTGTTCTTGAGGCTTCATTTCATCAGTGCCCGCAGCAGACTCCGGTGCCACCTGTTCATTAGCAGTATTCTTCTCTACAGCTGTTGCAACCGGAGATTCAAATGTAACAGTTTCTTTATTCATAATAGCCACAACAGCAGCGGTTGCATCAGCAGACTTATCGTAGCTTAGAGCCTGTTCAATCGGGATAACCACGGCGACACCGTTTTCTTTGCGGTATTGTTCCAGCACCTTTTGAAACAGATCATTCAGCTTGGTAACAACCATCTGCTGCTCAGCAGATACGCGCGCCTGAATCTTGGACACCTGCGCCTGAATATCTGTTACAGTTTCAGCGTTCTGGCCTTTTTTCTTTGCAGCTTCTTCTTGCAACGCTTTAAACTGCTGCTGCACTTCGACGCTTACTTTTTCCAAATATGCCATACCGTCTTTACCGGGCTGACAATCTTGGAAAACTTTTGCAGGATCTACGACAGCGACTTTAGGGGAAGATCCCGCATTCATGTCCTGATTACATCCCACAAGCGCTAAACAAAAAATAGCAACACACAGCAAAACTAACTTTTTCATTGATATCTCCGAATGTTATTGAAGCCACATTTTTTCGCGAGGAACACACCAAGCACCACCTTCTTCGGCGATGCGGTAAAAATAGTGCAACTTTAATTTTTTCCCAAGGATTAATTTCATTATGGCGGTTAGTTAGCGAAAAAATAATGCGACAACGGTTTTTCGACGTTTTTTACTCTGCAAAAATAAACGTACCAAGTTTCTTTAAATATTCCTCAACGGTATATTTCCGGATATTTTTTAACTGCTCTTCTCCCATATCACACCTAACCAATGACTTTCCAAAGGTCTTACGAAGATATTCGTAGGGAACAGCATCCATTTTTTCTAACTGCCTACCGTCCATTGAGACGGTGTAATGCAGATCGAAATCTGCTGAAATCTTATTGTGCCCGTCTTCCTGTATAATGGTAATTATTGGTATTTCCCGCCAAAAAACTCCATCATCTGTGACACGTAAATCAGAACGCTTTGCCGGTATGTGCTGACGCAGCATCTGTTGAACATATTTCTTATCAAGCGCCGTTACGATTTCTGCATGATACTTTTCCACTCTCTTGAACCGCACACTTCTATTAAAAAAGTATCGGGACTCCCTATCAAAAAGGGACAGCACTTTTTCATCCTGCTCTTTACCGGAAGGAGGCCACAACCACGTATCATGGTGCCGATCAAAAACCTGCTCAGGTTCTTTGGTTGCAGATTCCACAACCATATCGTTTACAATACAGCGCACTTCATACAGGCTTTTTTCGATGTTATGTGTATAGTCTAATGTAAAAAAGTATGTTGTTTTTAGTGAATCTATCACTTTATCATTTTTATATAGCGATTGAATAAGACTTATTGCCGCACTGGTGTCACCAGCCCATGTCACTTTCATCTCTTTAAATATTGAATAGTCTTTATAATGAACAACACCAAGACCATTTTTGTACTTCCATGCCATCATTTCTGCAAAAGCATGTTTAAGATGTTCCTTTGTAACAGGAGATTTATCTTTATATGCATCTACTGACAAAAAAGTTGTAGCGAGAGGATTACTATATAATTTTCTGTAATATGTTAAATCCTTTTGAGTCGGTGCCGCATTAGCGACTGACTGCATAACAAGATTGCAACAAATTGCAAGGAAAAGCAGAATGAGTATATTTTTCTTCATAGTTATTCCCATTTACTATTAATGTAAAAAAGAGCTGCAATCACTACAGAGCGTCTACATATTTTTTTGTCAAAACAAGAATAGTCCATTCTGCAACATGCTCACTACGTTTCACTTCTGTGAGTCCCACTTCTTCCTGCAACGCTATATCCCACATAAAAGTCACACCATCGACTGAGTCGACAATCTGTACAAGCTGTTTGTCCGCAAAAAATACACCGTCTTTATTCACAACAGCACCTTCCCTTTCATCTGCCAGGTATGCGGCAAATTTTTCACGAATAAAGTGCGGATTCCCTGAAACATGTTTATTGTACGAACTGTTAGCAAGGCGTGGATAATAAACACCATTTTTATTTTCATCCACAAAGTCCTGCAATGTTCCTTTAAGCGCAGTTGCAACAGCGACATCGTATTTTCCCCACGGGGCAGGAAAAACGTTAGTCAAGTTACATTTGGAAGGTACGTACTCATCATCCGGCATGTACTGGTAATATTCCGGAGAAGCTGTCTCACAAACAATGCGATTCGGAGTAATGCGTACCTCGTATTTTTTATCTTTCATATCATGATGAAGCTGAACATCAGCAGTGTATGTACGCACCAACCACTGAACTTCCTGTCCATTTTCACGCAGCGATTTTTTCACTTCAATCTGCAGGGTATTATTATCTTTCCAGTGCACACCGGCATGGGTGAACACGTACCAGTCATCCATGTCATCGACTCTGCTCAATGGATTAATTTTAATCGCCAAACTACGGATGATTGCATCGTTAATAAGCTGTTCTGTCACGGGGGTCTTATCACAGAACACATCTGCGAACCGCACCACATATGTTTTAGAAGCTTCTTCAGAAACCCGAGTTGTTTCGAAAAGTGTCGGTGTTGTTGTCTTATGTACTGCGCTACACCCCGTCCCTAAAAACAAGAGTATAACAAAAAATAGAGTAGTAAATTTGCGCATACATTCCTCTATGAATAGATAGTTAACGTTGTATAAATCAGTTTCCCACCACAAAAAGACATGAGCGTCAACATATTTACAATAACTACATGTTATTACATTGCATAACAAAATGAACACAGCACAAAAAAAGGATGAAGTTACACACTTCACCCTTTTTACGATTGCATTACAAGTAGTCTCCAGATGTTGACGCACTCCCCTAATGTCCCCATACGAGATCAAGGATCGGTACCCCTTGTAGGGCACGGGACACAACCCCCGTCGGCGGAGGCAACCTTTATTCAGCTAAAAAACGGGAAACTTCACGGTTCATAGTTTCAAAATCTTTTGGCTTCACCCAAATAATTTCTTTATCTTTTCTGAACCATGTGAGCTGGCGTTTTGCATAAGCACGGGTGTTTTTCAACCACAAGGCCTTGCAATCATCCAGCGACATTGCTCCGGTGATGTACTGGTATAGTTCTGCACAGCCGATGCCGGACCATCCAGTGGAGTTCGGATTATCGTTATGTTTCAACGCCTCGCGGGCTTCTTCAATGGCTCCGGCTTCAATCATGAGATCGATACGTTTGCCAAGCAGCGGAGTCAGCTCATCGAGTGTTACATCAATGCCAAGACGCACACCGCGAAATGGTGTCGGTGTCATTGGCTGGGCATGCCACCATGAGAAGGTCTTACCGGTGGCTCTATACACAGCAAGCGCACGACAGATTCGCTGGCTATCGTTGAAGTGAATCTTAGCAGCGTAATCCGGATCAATTTTAGTCAGGTCTTCATGCATAGGCGCAGAGCCGCGCTCTGCCATTTCTGCTTCTGCCACATCCGTATACGACTGGTCGATACGCGGGATCTGTGCCAAGCCTTCCAGCAAGGCTTTTAAGTAGAAGCCGGTTCCACCAACAAGCAAAGGCAACAAGCCTTCCTCGCGAGTTTGATGGATTGCCGCTGTTGCCATATCCATAAATTTGCCCACATCTATTTTGTCTTCAGTTTTCAAAAAACCATAGAGCTTATGCGGACACACCTGCTGTTCTTCTGCTGTCGGCTGCGCGGTGATTATAGGAAAATCACGAAACACTTGACGGGAGTCCAGATTAATCACACCACCGTTAAAAGTGCGACACAGGTTGAAAGACGCAGCAGTCTTACCCGCTCCGGTAGGGCCGACCAGACAGACAATAGGAATTTTTTTAGACATATATTTTAGTTCAGCGGGTACGGATACCCGTATTTTTCGCGAAGCTTACGGTAGACGTTATCCGGAACAAGCCCTTTGATATCACCACCCAGTTTGCCTGCCGCTTTAATGATGGTCGAACTGATATACAGCCATTGGTAATCCGTCATTAAAAAGACAGTCTGAATATGCTTTTTAAGCTTACGGTTCATCAATGCAAGCTGGAACTCGTATTCAAAGTCAGAGACTGCTCGTAACCCACGCAAAATCACATGCGCACCACGACGTTCCGCATATTCCACAAGTAGACCGGAAAAAGGCTCTACAGTTACCTGCGGGACATCCTTGAAGACTTCTTCTGCCATTGCCACGCGCTCTGTAATTGAAAACAGCGGCGACTTCGGGGTGTCGTTGGCCACCGCAACAATCACACGATCAAAAATTTCGCAGCCGCGTTTAATAAGACTCACATGCCCCATTGTCATAGGGTCAAATGTGCCGGGATAAACGGCTACTCGCTCTCCTCTGTTGTCCATAGCAGAATCCTTGTCTGGCCATACGCTCTGTTGGCAATGAGTTCGAGATCAGAATGGTCAGCTTCAGGCGGTAAGGCGAGTTTAGATTCAACCTCAGCACAAATAATGCCGCCTTCTGCAAGCCAACCATTTTTAAGCACCGCTTTCATGGCAGGGGTTAAAAAGTTTTTTCCATAGGGCGGATCAATAAAAATTACATCAAACGGCTCTGCTGCACGGCGTGAGATAATTTTAAACAAATCTTCTGCCATCACACTGTAACGCTTAGATGAAATACCAATCTTCTGCGCGTTTTCAGTAATCAACTTAGCAGCTGTTTTGTTCATTTCAACCAACCATGCTTCTTCTGCGCCACGGCTCAATGCTTCAAACGCTAAAGAACCGCTGCCGGCAAATAAGTCCAGAATACGACATTCAGGCCAGTACACTCCGCGTGCTTCAAGCATAGAAAATATTGCCTGACGCACTTTTGAAGTTGCTGGACGGTATCCCGGAGCACTTGTGGTTTTGAGTACTCGACCTCGGTACTCACCTGCGATAATGCGCATAACTATATAATATCCTTACAATACCCTAAATTTTAAGCAGAAGGGTATATTTACTTTATCTTTCTTGCCATACTATAAACAACAAATACGAACCGATACAGAACCGGTTGCGCGTATTCACATAGACTACACGTTGCGAAAACAATTTCCAAGTCTGACGAATAGACATTCCCCAGACCTACTACGGAGCTACAATGAGCACAGCAAAACAATATGTAATTGATTCTCTATCTACGCAAGAGTCATGGCGACTTTTTCGCATCATGTCTGAGATTGTGGACGGAATCGAAAACTTAAACGACATACCAGCCAGCGTGTCTATCTTCGGATCTGCACGTACCCCGTCAGATCACCCTATGTATCAGGAAGCCGAAGAAATTGCACGACTCCTTTGCGAAGCGGGTTTCGGTGTCATCACCGGCGGCGGGCCCGGCATTATGGAAGCAGGTAACAAAGGCGCGCAAGAAGCGGGCGGCACTTCCGTCGGTTTATGCATCCACCTGCCAATGGAGCAGGGTTCCAATCCATTTATAGATGTTAAGTGTAATTTCAAGTACTTTTTTGTCCGCAAACTCATGTTTATTAAATATGCCATGGCATACGTTGTAATGCCGGGCGGATTCGGTACTCTGGATGAACTTTCAGAAGCCTTTGTCCTGCGCCAGACAAACAAAATCAAGCCGTTCCCTATTATTCTGTACAAGAGCACATTTTGGAATGGTCTGTTAGACTGGACGCGCGAACAGATGGTCTCCGCAGGATATATTGGCGAGGATGAACTGGACGCCATGGTCGTGTTGGATACCCCTGAAGAGGT
This sequence is a window from Halodesulfovibrio aestuarii DSM 17919 = ATCC 29578. Protein-coding genes within it:
- a CDS encoding TIGR00730 family Rossman fold protein translates to MSTAKQYVIDSLSTQESWRLFRIMSEIVDGIENLNDIPASVSIFGSARTPSDHPMYQEAEEIARLLCEAGFGVITGGGPGIMEAGNKGAQEAGGTSVGLCIHLPMEQGSNPFIDVKCNFKYFFVRKLMFIKYAMAYVVMPGGFGTLDELSEAFVLRQTNKIKPFPIILYKSTFWNGLLDWTREQMVSAGYIGEDELDAMVVLDTPEEVVQYIMSHSPNL